One region of Halomicrobium sp. LC1Hm genomic DNA includes:
- a CDS encoding MarR family transcriptional regulator, whose amino-acid sequence MSMAAIEEELSDDERAGLELIRESGGIHQSDFWKKLDVSSRKGSRIVDSLADKELIQREETIYEGHNTYHLTPAPRDLEFSLLMAGDQLSPFIGDEEVDARSDAFSQWVMSLAYNE is encoded by the coding sequence ATGAGCATGGCAGCCATCGAGGAGGAGCTCTCGGACGACGAGCGTGCCGGCCTGGAACTCATCAGAGAGTCCGGTGGCATCCACCAGAGCGACTTCTGGAAGAAACTAGACGTGTCTTCGCGCAAGGGGAGTCGAATCGTCGACTCGCTGGCGGACAAGGAACTGATCCAGCGCGAGGAGACCATCTACGAGGGGCACAACACGTACCACCTCACGCCGGCACCCAGAGACCTGGAGTTCTCGCTGCTGATGGCCGGCGACCAGCTCTCGCCGTTCATCGGCGACGAGGAGGTCGACGCCCGGAGCGACGCCTTCTCGCAGTGGGTCATGAGCCTCGCGTACAACGAGTAG
- a CDS encoding thioredoxin domain-containing protein, whose amino-acid sequence MSSDSGPTDRNRLDEAESPYLRQHADNPVNWQPWDEQALEAASEHDAPIFLSIGYSACHWCHVMEDESFSDPETAALLNEHFVPIKVDREERPDLDAIYMSICQQVTGRGGWPLSAWLTPEGEPFYVGTYFPPEERRGMPAFGQLLEDIAGSWSDSEQREEMYNRARQWTDAIEGDVGDVGQPGDVPDDEALQAAVDAAIRAADREHGGWGNGPKFPQPGRLHYLMREVARSDRDDVRAVVTETLDAMGNGGLFDHVGGGFHRYCTDREWVVPHFEKMLYDNATLPRAYLAGYQLTGDERYAEIARETFAFVERELTHEDGGFFSTLDAQSVPPAGRREDADAEAEEGAYFVWTPEEVRAAVDDETAADLLCDRFGITESGNFEGKTVLTVDGSIEALSESSGLEASEVERTLASAREQVFEAREERPRPARDEKVLAGWNGLMITALAEGAMVLDDVDPEPAADALAFVREHLWDESEQRLARRYKDGDVAIDGYLEDYAFLARGALTLFEATGEVEHLAFALSLARAIEREFWDETDATLYFTPTSGESLVARPQELTDQSTPSSSGVAVQALLSLSAFVPHDRFETIAAGVLETHANKIEANPMQHASLVVAADRYRRGDLELTLVADEAPAEWRATLAETYLPDRLLAWRPPSDDDLDAWLDVLGLEEVPPIWADRTARDGEATVYACRQFTCSPPQHRLRDALDWATEQT is encoded by the coding sequence ATGAGCAGCGACTCGGGCCCGACGGACCGGAACCGCCTCGACGAGGCGGAGAGTCCCTATCTCCGCCAGCACGCGGACAACCCCGTCAACTGGCAGCCGTGGGACGAACAGGCACTCGAAGCCGCCAGCGAACACGACGCGCCGATCTTCCTCTCGATCGGGTACTCGGCGTGTCACTGGTGTCACGTCATGGAAGACGAGAGCTTCTCCGACCCCGAGACGGCGGCGCTACTCAACGAGCACTTCGTCCCGATCAAGGTCGACCGCGAGGAGCGCCCGGACCTCGACGCCATCTACATGAGCATCTGCCAGCAGGTGACCGGCCGCGGTGGCTGGCCGCTGTCGGCGTGGCTCACTCCCGAGGGCGAACCGTTCTACGTGGGGACCTACTTCCCGCCCGAGGAGCGCCGCGGGATGCCGGCGTTCGGCCAGTTACTCGAAGATATCGCGGGCTCGTGGTCCGATTCGGAGCAACGCGAAGAGATGTACAACCGCGCCCGGCAGTGGACCGACGCCATCGAGGGCGATGTCGGCGACGTGGGACAGCCGGGCGACGTGCCCGACGACGAGGCGCTGCAGGCGGCCGTCGACGCCGCGATTCGGGCCGCGGACCGCGAACACGGCGGCTGGGGGAACGGCCCGAAGTTCCCGCAGCCGGGGCGACTCCACTACCTCATGCGCGAGGTCGCCCGTTCGGACCGCGACGACGTGCGCGCGGTCGTCACCGAGACGCTCGACGCGATGGGAAACGGCGGGCTCTTCGACCACGTCGGCGGCGGCTTCCACCGCTACTGTACGGACCGAGAGTGGGTCGTTCCCCACTTCGAGAAGATGCTCTACGACAACGCGACGCTCCCGCGAGCGTACCTCGCTGGCTACCAGCTCACCGGCGACGAGCGGTACGCGGAGATCGCACGCGAGACGTTCGCCTTCGTCGAGCGCGAACTCACACACGAGGACGGGGGCTTCTTCAGCACGCTCGACGCACAGAGCGTGCCGCCCGCCGGCCGTCGCGAGGACGCGGACGCCGAGGCCGAGGAGGGCGCGTACTTCGTCTGGACTCCCGAGGAGGTCCGCGCGGCCGTCGACGACGAGACGGCGGCCGACCTGCTGTGTGACCGCTTCGGGATCACCGAGTCGGGCAACTTCGAGGGCAAGACGGTGCTGACCGTCGACGGCTCCATCGAGGCCCTGAGCGAGTCCAGCGGCCTCGAAGCGAGCGAGGTCGAGCGCACGCTGGCGAGCGCACGCGAGCAGGTCTTCGAGGCCCGCGAGGAGCGGCCCCGCCCCGCACGCGACGAGAAGGTGCTCGCGGGCTGGAACGGACTGATGATCACCGCGCTGGCCGAGGGCGCGATGGTCCTCGACGACGTCGACCCGGAACCGGCCGCCGACGCCCTCGCGTTCGTCCGCGAACACCTCTGGGACGAGAGCGAGCAACGGCTCGCACGCCGGTACAAGGACGGCGACGTGGCCATCGACGGCTACCTCGAAGACTACGCCTTCCTCGCTCGGGGCGCGCTGACGCTGTTCGAGGCGACCGGCGAAGTCGAACACCTCGCGTTCGCGCTGTCGCTGGCCCGCGCCATCGAGCGAGAGTTCTGGGACGAGACGGACGCCACGCTGTACTTCACGCCGACCAGCGGCGAGTCCCTGGTGGCCCGCCCGCAGGAACTCACCGACCAGTCGACGCCGTCCAGCAGCGGCGTCGCGGTCCAGGCGCTGCTCTCGCTGTCGGCGTTCGTCCCGCACGACCGCTTCGAGACGATCGCGGCGGGCGTCCTGGAGACACACGCCAACAAGATCGAGGCGAACCCGATGCAACACGCCTCGCTGGTCGTCGCGGCCGACCGCTATCGGCGGGGCGACCTCGAACTCACGCTGGTCGCCGACGAGGCCCCGGCAGAGTGGCGAGCGACGCTGGCCGAGACGTATCTCCCGGACCGGCTGCTCGCGTGGCGACCGCCCAGCGACGACGATCTCGACGCGTGGCTCGACGTGCTGGGGCTGGAGGAAGTCCCGCCGATCTGGGCCGACCGGACGGCACGCGACGGCGAGGCGACCGTCTACGCCTGCCGACAGTTCACGTGTTCGCCGCCACAACACCGCCTGCGGGACGCGCTCGACTGGGCGACAGAGCAGACGTGA
- the purD gene encoding phosphoribosylamine--glycine ligase, which yields MTETVVLIGGGGREHAIARSLADSDARLYACAGNRNPGIAALADGFETLDTTNPTAVRTYANEVDATLAVIGPENALEAGVADALDEAGVYTFGPRQDAARIETDKAFQRRFMREHDIPGCPDFETFDDMAAACEFIDDYDGDLAVKPAGLTGGKGVRVIGDQVTAEEAKEHLRSADYDRVVLEERLVGEEFTVQAFVANGQLRVTPAVQDHKRAYEGDEGPNTGGMGSYSDAGLELPFMSEDDYMEAVDVLRAVVDALDGYKGVLYGQFMLTAEGIKVVEFNARFGDPEAMNTLPVLNTDFLDVLTAAREDEPLPQLSFAPQATVCKYAVPEGYPTEPAAGAKVTIDEDSAGDALLFYASVDERDDGIYTTTSRSFAVVGLAETITEAEEIAEAALDAAGEEGLRMRHDIGKPDLVQQRIDHVDELRGE from the coding sequence ATGACAGAGACCGTGGTGCTGATCGGTGGCGGGGGCCGCGAGCACGCGATCGCCCGCTCGCTGGCCGACTCGGACGCCCGACTGTACGCGTGTGCCGGCAACAGGAACCCCGGAATCGCGGCGCTGGCCGACGGGTTCGAGACGCTGGACACGACGAACCCGACGGCGGTCCGGACCTACGCCAACGAGGTCGACGCGACGCTCGCGGTGATCGGTCCCGAGAACGCACTCGAAGCCGGCGTCGCCGACGCGCTCGACGAGGCGGGCGTGTACACGTTCGGTCCCCGACAGGACGCGGCCCGCATCGAGACGGACAAGGCCTTCCAGCGGCGGTTCATGCGGGAACACGACATTCCGGGCTGTCCCGACTTCGAGACGTTCGACGACATGGCTGCCGCCTGTGAGTTCATCGACGACTACGACGGCGACCTCGCGGTCAAGCCGGCCGGGCTCACCGGCGGCAAGGGCGTCCGAGTCATCGGCGACCAAGTGACCGCCGAGGAGGCAAAAGAGCACCTCCGGAGTGCGGACTACGACCGCGTCGTCCTCGAAGAGCGCCTCGTCGGCGAGGAGTTCACCGTCCAGGCGTTCGTCGCCAACGGCCAGCTCCGCGTCACGCCGGCAGTCCAGGACCACAAGCGCGCCTACGAGGGCGACGAGGGTCCCAACACCGGCGGCATGGGGAGCTACTCCGACGCCGGCCTGGAGCTCCCCTTCATGTCGGAAGACGACTACATGGAGGCCGTCGACGTGCTCCGGGCGGTCGTCGACGCGCTCGACGGCTACAAGGGCGTCCTCTACGGCCAGTTCATGCTCACGGCCGAGGGGATCAAGGTCGTCGAGTTCAACGCTCGCTTCGGCGATCCCGAGGCGATGAACACGCTGCCGGTGTTGAACACCGACTTCCTCGACGTGCTGACGGCGGCCCGCGAGGACGAGCCCCTGCCACAGCTCTCTTTCGCTCCGCAGGCGACGGTCTGTAAGTACGCCGTCCCCGAGGGCTACCCGACCGAGCCGGCCGCGGGCGCGAAGGTGACGATCGACGAGGACAGCGCCGGTGACGCGCTCCTGTTCTACGCCAGCGTCGACGAGCGCGACGACGGCATCTACACGACGACCTCCCGGTCGTTCGCCGTCGTCGGCCTGGCGGAGACGATCACCGAGGCCGAGGAGATCGCGGAGGCGGCCCTCGACGCTGCCGGCGAAGAGGGCCTGCGGATGCGCCACGACATCGGCAAGCCCGACCTCGTCCAGCAGCGGATCGATCACGTGGACGAACTGCGCGGCGAGTAA
- a CDS encoding NRDE family protein, translating to MCTLVFAWQVFEQPLVVAANRDERLDRESNPPAVHDWRTRVVAPTDAEAGGTWIGYNEHGVFVAITNRWTDADLAGERSRGLLVRDALGERSAEDAARLVERAVDADEYQGFNLVVADASAAVYTEWDGTLSVRTLSPGVHVVVNVGADGDYRMPDDRRAAAQRQADSAGRLVQTLQPEPDENGGSWLDRAAETVADHDYGVCVHGEGFGTRSSSLVVLGDERWFRYADGPPCETAYRPVEGQV from the coding sequence GTGTGTACGCTCGTCTTCGCCTGGCAGGTCTTCGAACAGCCACTCGTCGTCGCCGCCAACCGTGACGAACGGCTCGACCGGGAGTCGAACCCTCCCGCCGTCCACGACTGGCGCACACGTGTCGTCGCACCGACCGACGCGGAAGCCGGCGGCACGTGGATCGGCTACAACGAGCACGGCGTCTTCGTCGCGATCACGAACCGCTGGACGGACGCCGACCTCGCGGGCGAGCGCTCTCGGGGCCTGCTCGTGCGCGACGCACTGGGCGAGCGATCGGCGGAGGACGCCGCTCGGCTCGTCGAGCGCGCCGTCGACGCCGACGAGTACCAGGGATTCAACCTCGTCGTCGCCGACGCGTCGGCGGCCGTCTACACTGAGTGGGACGGGACGCTCTCGGTTCGCACGCTGAGCCCCGGCGTCCACGTGGTCGTCAACGTCGGTGCCGACGGCGACTACCGGATGCCCGACGATCGCCGGGCGGCGGCACAGCGCCAGGCCGACAGCGCCGGTCGACTCGTCCAGACCCTCCAGCCAGAACCCGACGAGAACGGGGGCTCGTGGCTCGACCGCGCGGCAGAGACGGTCGCGGACCACGACTACGGCGTCTGCGTCCACGGTGAGGGGTTCGGCACCCGCTCGTCGTCGCTCGTCGTCCTCGGGGACGAGCGGTGGTTCCGCTACGCCGACGGACCGCCCTGTGAGACTGCGTATCGTCCGGTCGAAGGTCAGGTTTAA
- a CDS encoding DapH/DapD/GlmU-related protein, whose product MTGPRRHDRLDRTATPGPHNSLHHWPSVKHPLRLVVNFLAVWTLRYSPSLALKRWLLRRLGATVGEGVSLALTATPDVFWPELLTIEDHAVVGYDATLLCHEFLRDEYRTGEVVVGEGAMIGAGAIVLPGVEIGHDAKVGANAVVTADVPPETTVVGAPAEPVGEDGTDSTL is encoded by the coding sequence GTGACTGGGCCACGACGACACGACCGCCTCGACCGGACGGCGACACCGGGACCGCACAACTCCCTGCACCACTGGCCGTCGGTCAAGCACCCGCTCAGGCTGGTGGTGAACTTCCTCGCCGTCTGGACGCTGCGGTACTCTCCGAGCCTCGCGCTCAAGCGGTGGCTGCTCCGTCGGCTCGGCGCGACGGTCGGCGAGGGCGTCTCGCTGGCGCTGACGGCCACCCCGGACGTGTTCTGGCCCGAGCTGCTGACGATCGAGGACCACGCGGTCGTCGGCTACGACGCCACGCTGCTGTGTCACGAGTTCCTCCGAGACGAGTATCGGACCGGCGAGGTCGTCGTCGGCGAGGGCGCGATGATCGGCGCGGGAGCGATCGTCCTCCCCGGCGTCGAGATCGGTCACGACGCCAAGGTCGGTGCCAACGCCGTCGTCACGGCAGACGTGCCGCCGGAGACGACGGTCGTCGGTGCGCCGGCCGAGCCGGTCGGCGAGGACGGGACCGACAGCACCCTTTAG